Proteins encoded by one window of Methylovirgula ligni:
- a CDS encoding sugar ABC transporter, producing the protein MASEEAIAQLAPQSFSPAPVSRYAELERSIRSRSRRKRLLILFILFAPVLATILYAFFIAKPMYTAEARFAVRGGMTSTASSSPPTSILSSGMSGGLIGGFVDGFAVHDFLSSRDAMHRLDAAINLRKYLTQPGLDPFERLPKDASDDQLFNAYTADVKVRFDMIEQIVVVDVQAFSAAGAVAISDGVLKITDQFVNNLNQRGVDEAVKTARMGLDQAERESLTAHTALAKWRNSTRNVDPTADTTMLITLIGQLESQLASAQANLAQIKAFHNPHHPQLEPAELLVASLKHSIDDARSRLGGAGPSEATHLATYDALKTTESFADSNVTLARQTYEQARLAALSQQRYLAIIAQPTIDETVTYPNVAILIAESLAASIALVFLGSIAFGLARGFMQF; encoded by the coding sequence TTGGCCTCTGAGGAGGCGATCGCGCAGCTCGCTCCGCAAAGCTTCAGCCCGGCGCCTGTTTCGCGTTATGCGGAACTTGAGCGTTCGATACGCTCGCGTTCCCGCCGCAAGCGCCTGCTGATATTGTTCATTCTTTTTGCGCCTGTACTGGCAACAATTTTATATGCCTTTTTCATCGCCAAGCCGATGTATACGGCCGAGGCTCGTTTCGCCGTGCGCGGCGGCATGACGTCGACAGCTTCGAGCTCTCCTCCGACAAGCATCCTTTCATCGGGAATGAGCGGCGGCCTGATTGGCGGATTCGTAGATGGATTCGCGGTGCATGACTTTCTTTCGTCGCGCGATGCGATGCATCGCCTGGACGCTGCGATAAATCTCAGGAAATATCTGACGCAGCCTGGGCTGGACCCGTTCGAGCGGCTGCCCAAAGACGCGAGCGACGATCAGCTTTTCAACGCCTATACCGCCGACGTCAAAGTGCGGTTCGATATGATCGAGCAGATCGTTGTCGTCGATGTACAGGCTTTCAGCGCAGCTGGAGCCGTGGCGATCTCAGACGGTGTGCTCAAAATCACCGATCAATTTGTCAACAACTTGAATCAACGCGGAGTCGACGAAGCGGTGAAGACCGCCCGGATGGGGCTCGATCAGGCTGAGCGCGAGTCGCTTACGGCCCACACGGCTCTCGCAAAATGGCGAAACTCCACCCGTAATGTCGACCCGACCGCCGACACGACGATGCTCATCACCTTGATCGGTCAGCTCGAGAGTCAGCTCGCGTCGGCGCAAGCCAATCTCGCCCAGATCAAAGCCTTTCATAACCCGCACCATCCTCAGCTCGAGCCCGCTGAATTGCTCGTCGCCAGTCTCAAGCATTCCATCGACGATGCGCGTTCGCGCCTTGGCGGGGCCGGTCCGAGCGAGGCCACCCATCTTGCAACTTACGATGCTCTGAAGACCACGGAGAGTTTTGCCGATTCCAATGTGACGCTCGCCCGCCAGACCTATGAACAAGCACGGTTGGCGGCCCTGTCTCAGCAGCGTTATCTGGCCATTATCGCGCAGCCGACGATTGATGAAACCGTCACCTATCCGAACGTCGCCATTCTAATTGCGGAATCCCTGGCTGCCAGCATCGCGCTCGTCTTCCTTGGCTCAATCGCATTTGGTCTGGCGCGCGGCTTTATGCAATTTTAA
- a CDS encoding glycosyltransferase, with product MFYGTLLNISGLRAEVFETWVRIHERFPDSSVALENRILWLARRQGFDEARGLIETHRPLGALSLDHLLERANLLFRIRDFAQANATFEEAARRFPDEARVRLLFATRLKQQGRAVQARECLEPMLALPSPHKTAAAVAEQLDIALSTMKSLAPRRLENGENSLAVAVACLLSKFQHRKPRALPGNRVGATALITGSLAPGGAERQLVKTAKLLSEAMTTGTEVRGITISGPIHVVVRSLAREEDRDFFLHEFGDQPVRVWEADEMTAARLTLDDVPDPDVLSLLPLVSAPIGYGIARLVAWFRREKIDVAYIWQDGAILLAAVAALLAGVPRIVLGLRGMPPNLRVHRLRPEYQDLYKGLISIPGVTLVSNTEAAATAYCDWLGYSPARFQVVHNGLSLLDSEPGPGEFEQWEAFDRRTAGAAQTIGGVFRMDSDKRPLMWIDFAREYLKSHPTARFIVIGKGLLWAQVKQRASEYGLADRILFVGRSGAIGFWLSHMDSFLLLSRFEGVPNVLIEAQLAGLGVVSTPAGGSSETFVEGVTGLSTGTVEHLDMQAVGAKVDNVIAMSRARPDFSAMTRRIAERNFSPAAMLERTAVILAGADPAVLQAPIRNISFRSAWNDSVPLAKKFVRFVQSGARSRFERQRSAQGSQN from the coding sequence GTGTTCTACGGGACCTTGCTCAACATTTCCGGTCTTCGCGCCGAAGTTTTTGAAACCTGGGTCCGAATTCACGAACGTTTTCCTGATTCGTCCGTAGCTCTCGAGAATAGAATTCTCTGGCTCGCCAGACGCCAAGGCTTCGATGAAGCGCGCGGCTTGATAGAGACGCATCGGCCGCTCGGAGCCCTGTCGCTTGACCATCTTCTGGAACGCGCGAACCTCCTATTCAGAATTCGCGACTTTGCGCAGGCCAACGCAACTTTTGAGGAAGCGGCCCGACGATTTCCCGACGAAGCGCGCGTGAGGCTTCTCTTCGCGACGAGATTGAAACAGCAAGGCCGGGCGGTGCAGGCCCGCGAATGCCTTGAGCCAATGCTCGCGCTGCCGTCGCCGCACAAGACCGCGGCGGCTGTAGCCGAGCAATTGGACATCGCCCTTTCCACCATGAAGAGCCTTGCGCCACGCCGGCTGGAGAACGGGGAAAATTCGCTCGCGGTTGCCGTTGCGTGCCTGCTGTCGAAGTTCCAGCACCGAAAGCCGCGCGCGCTCCCGGGTAATCGTGTCGGCGCAACCGCCCTCATCACCGGAAGCCTTGCGCCCGGCGGCGCGGAACGCCAGCTCGTGAAAACCGCAAAATTGCTTTCAGAGGCGATGACCACGGGAACTGAGGTCCGCGGTATAACGATCAGCGGCCCCATACATGTTGTCGTCAGGTCTCTGGCGCGGGAGGAGGATCGCGATTTCTTCCTCCATGAATTCGGAGACCAGCCGGTTCGTGTTTGGGAAGCGGATGAAATGACAGCCGCCCGGCTCACGCTGGACGATGTGCCAGATCCTGACGTGCTCAGTCTCCTGCCGCTTGTCAGCGCTCCCATCGGGTACGGGATCGCCCGTCTCGTCGCCTGGTTTCGCCGCGAGAAGATCGACGTCGCCTACATTTGGCAGGACGGGGCCATACTCTTGGCCGCGGTCGCGGCTCTACTCGCCGGCGTGCCGCGCATCGTCCTCGGCCTGCGGGGGATGCCGCCGAATTTGCGCGTCCATCGTCTGCGTCCGGAATATCAGGATCTTTATAAGGGGCTTATCTCTATTCCCGGCGTGACCCTGGTCAGCAATACCGAGGCGGCGGCGACAGCCTATTGCGACTGGCTGGGATACTCGCCAGCTCGCTTCCAGGTCGTTCACAACGGCTTGTCTCTGTTAGACAGCGAGCCCGGCCCTGGTGAGTTCGAACAATGGGAGGCTTTTGACCGCCGCACCGCCGGCGCTGCCCAAACAATCGGCGGCGTATTCCGAATGGACAGCGACAAGCGCCCGCTTATGTGGATCGATTTCGCGCGCGAATATCTCAAATCTCACCCAACCGCGCGATTTATAGTCATCGGTAAAGGCTTGCTCTGGGCGCAGGTCAAGCAACGCGCGTCGGAATATGGCCTCGCCGACCGCATCCTTTTCGTCGGGCGCTCCGGCGCGATCGGCTTTTGGCTCAGCCACATGGATTCGTTTCTTTTGTTGTCTCGCTTCGAGGGTGTCCCAAATGTGCTCATAGAAGCACAGCTCGCCGGTCTCGGCGTCGTGTCGACGCCGGCAGGCGGATCAAGCGAGACCTTCGTGGAAGGCGTAACGGGTTTGTCGACCGGCACGGTCGAGCATCTCGATATGCAGGCCGTCGGTGCCAAGGTCGACAATGTCATCGCGATGTCCCGCGCGCGGCCGGATTTCTCCGCTATGACCCGCCGCATAGCGGAAAGAAATTTTTCTCCGGCAGCTATGCTGGAACGGACGGCCGTGATTCTCGCCGGAGCCGATCCTGCGGTTCTGCAAGCGCCAATCCGAAATATATCTTTCCGGTCCGCATGGAACGACAGCGTCCCGCTTGCGAAAAAATTCGTTCGTTTCGTGCAATCCGGCGCGCGTTCGCGCTTTGAACGTCAAAGATCGGCGCAAGGCAGCCAGAACTGA
- a CDS encoding tetratricopeptide repeat protein, with product MTNLVESLRKLKSAWREGDLKAVLKLADSLPTDLSGVQKLRLKAALKTEDWAVVSDAALHLVSEEPGLVLTAAKTLLRKDKASDAALLLLQLKEHTPERHEVAEQTATVLLKSGALASQKGDARKAAELWCLGAKLSPENVALKRKLSEALAAAVQRAKSLTTVRGLDAYVDAWETVLSIDPENIAAAKRLVVVAEQKSNASRAFALWARLLNMEPANKAIPLRLTKAAVQAGDEAKALVRLHVAGLDGSDDNAVKVLRRRVIAKIKQDLIDDDPAAAAEKFNALAKAQTSEEDIGRLPASIVVRLTRKLRDARKAGDDTTASYLANLLLQIDESNALALSTAARLSLQSRRFEDAAKLYERLLAKKPDFPKAAQLLERAKAHIQLAHIAKVVSASSRSAA from the coding sequence ATGACAAACCTTGTTGAATCATTGCGCAAGCTCAAGAGCGCGTGGCGCGAAGGCGATTTGAAAGCCGTGCTAAAACTTGCCGACAGCCTGCCAACCGATCTCTCCGGCGTACAAAAGCTTCGCCTGAAGGCAGCTCTGAAGACCGAAGACTGGGCAGTTGTCTCCGATGCCGCTCTGCATCTCGTATCCGAAGAGCCTGGACTCGTCTTGACAGCAGCGAAGACTCTGCTGCGCAAGGATAAAGCATCCGACGCTGCACTTCTGCTCCTCCAGTTGAAAGAACACACGCCCGAACGCCATGAAGTTGCGGAACAAACGGCAACTGTTCTGTTGAAGTCGGGTGCGTTGGCAAGCCAAAAGGGCGATGCAAGGAAGGCTGCCGAACTCTGGTGCCTTGGGGCGAAGCTTTCGCCGGAAAACGTCGCGCTCAAAAGGAAGCTTTCGGAAGCGCTTGCCGCCGCTGTGCAACGTGCAAAGTCCTTGACCACTGTGCGCGGCCTCGATGCCTATGTCGATGCCTGGGAGACAGTGCTATCGATCGACCCAGAGAATATCGCCGCAGCAAAACGGCTTGTCGTAGTGGCCGAGCAAAAGAGCAATGCGAGCCGGGCGTTCGCACTCTGGGCGCGCCTTTTGAATATGGAGCCGGCAAACAAAGCGATCCCGTTGAGACTCACCAAAGCTGCGGTTCAAGCCGGCGATGAAGCTAAAGCGCTCGTCCGCCTGCACGTCGCAGGCCTTGACGGGTCTGACGATAATGCCGTGAAAGTGCTGCGACGTCGCGTTATCGCGAAGATCAAGCAAGATCTCATAGATGACGATCCCGCAGCCGCGGCCGAGAAGTTTAACGCGCTCGCAAAAGCTCAGACAAGTGAAGAAGATATCGGGCGCCTTCCTGCCTCCATAGTCGTGCGTCTGACGCGAAAGTTGCGAGATGCCCGCAAAGCTGGCGATGACACTACAGCTTCATATCTCGCCAATTTGCTGCTGCAGATCGATGAGAGCAACGCTCTCGCCCTTTCGACCGCCGCGCGTCTGTCTCTGCAAAGCCGGAGGTTCGAGGATGCGGCAAAGCTCTATGAGCGGCTTCTCGCCAAAAAGCCTGATTTTCCAAAAGCCGCGCAGTTACTTGAGCGCGCGAAGGCGCACATCCAGTTGGCGCATATCGCCAAGGTCGTATCGGCCTCCAGCAGGTCGGCCGCGTGA
- a CDS encoding glycosyltransferase, with protein MESDDIVTRTINGVGTIISISRKSHAQEIGEARAIANAVQGTKDVAGALEKLLPMVAANPEDEPFQHYVARVFDRVQNPDAYVIWKGIAARFPQSEIAFVRVLRWKIRLEGLEAGREFFELKFPYPPPQPSALLHFGRCLLELKDHDGAENAFRMVAEHPNATEEVLVELGRLYISKAQLSRAAVVLQSARDRFGMSRKIGSLLDRIDESQSAARLLSGDTAVVVLSRAELIELAFASAAVMRAPDLRDGNRTLGGIVLVNGSLGAGGSERQLVYTAIGLHEAASLGVMFGGRKIVGPVSVICRSISSRAGADFFLRDLIGSGVAVDEYFKFDESHGLANSHVRELLPLLTHLPSRMQEGVVRLTDVLARTKPDVVHIWQDGSALATSLAAVAAGVPRIVVSVRSVPPCDRPHRAKPEYAEVYRALLQQPNTSLLSNSHVVASRYEEWLGLERGSVHIVKNGVRDLSVAATEPTTSALSRSLGGDGERASLIGSVFRFDENKRPLLWLDVAREIAARNDAVRFVLVGDGPLLDAAVRHARALGLADRVIFTGSSGDVGFWLSHMDVFLLLSRHEGLPNALIEAQLAGVPVVATPAGGVAEAIDEGVTGTLLGSSDPVDVKAAADAVLAWLGEGVARQERSRKCAAWARQKFSYDEMIRLTLAAYLGLTEEASAA; from the coding sequence ATGGAGAGCGATGACATCGTTACGCGTACAATAAATGGCGTGGGAACGATTATAAGTATCTCGCGCAAATCACATGCTCAAGAAATTGGCGAAGCCCGCGCTATCGCCAATGCAGTCCAAGGCACGAAAGATGTCGCCGGGGCGCTCGAAAAGCTGCTTCCTATGGTCGCAGCAAATCCGGAGGACGAGCCTTTTCAGCATTACGTTGCACGGGTGTTCGACCGCGTCCAGAATCCGGATGCCTATGTGATCTGGAAGGGCATCGCCGCGCGATTCCCGCAATCCGAGATAGCATTCGTGCGGGTTCTACGGTGGAAGATTCGGCTGGAAGGATTGGAAGCAGGCAGAGAGTTTTTTGAATTAAAGTTTCCATATCCGCCGCCGCAACCCTCAGCGCTGCTGCATTTTGGACGCTGCCTGCTGGAATTGAAGGATCATGATGGCGCGGAAAATGCGTTCAGAATGGTAGCTGAGCACCCGAACGCGACGGAAGAAGTATTGGTCGAACTCGGACGGCTTTACATATCCAAAGCACAATTATCTCGCGCCGCCGTTGTGTTGCAGTCGGCACGCGATCGTTTCGGCATGAGCCGGAAAATCGGTAGTCTTCTCGATAGAATCGATGAAAGTCAGAGCGCCGCGAGGCTCTTGTCGGGTGACACAGCCGTCGTGGTCTTGAGTCGCGCAGAGCTGATAGAATTAGCCTTTGCCAGTGCCGCCGTAATGCGTGCGCCGGATCTGCGGGACGGCAATCGCACATTAGGCGGCATTGTCCTCGTCAACGGAAGTCTCGGCGCTGGCGGTTCTGAGCGACAGCTTGTCTATACCGCGATCGGGTTGCACGAAGCCGCATCTCTAGGTGTGATGTTCGGCGGCCGGAAAATTGTTGGCCCTGTGTCGGTCATCTGCCGGTCGATTTCTAGTCGTGCCGGTGCAGATTTTTTTCTTCGGGATTTGATCGGCTCTGGAGTCGCTGTCGACGAATATTTCAAATTTGACGAAAGTCACGGTCTCGCTAATTCGCATGTGCGGGAACTTCTTCCGCTCCTTACGCATTTGCCCTCACGAATGCAGGAGGGGGTGGTGCGCCTTACAGATGTCCTCGCGCGGACAAAACCGGATGTCGTTCACATCTGGCAGGATGGTTCTGCCTTAGCAACAAGCCTGGCGGCCGTGGCCGCCGGTGTTCCGCGCATAGTCGTCAGTGTGCGGAGCGTTCCCCCCTGCGACCGGCCGCATCGCGCGAAGCCGGAATACGCAGAAGTCTATCGCGCGCTGCTTCAGCAGCCAAATACGTCACTTCTCTCAAATTCTCATGTAGTCGCATCACGATATGAGGAATGGCTCGGGCTTGAGCGAGGTTCCGTTCATATTGTCAAGAACGGAGTGCGTGACCTGAGCGTTGCCGCGACAGAGCCGACGACTTCCGCATTGTCGCGGTCTTTGGGTGGCGACGGAGAGCGGGCATCGCTCATCGGCTCCGTGTTTCGGTTCGATGAGAACAAGCGGCCATTGCTGTGGCTGGATGTCGCGCGCGAGATTGCTGCGCGGAACGATGCCGTTCGATTTGTGCTCGTCGGCGATGGACCCTTACTGGACGCGGCAGTTCGTCACGCGCGCGCGCTGGGTTTAGCCGATCGTGTGATCTTTACCGGAAGCTCGGGAGATGTCGGTTTCTGGCTTTCGCACATGGATGTATTCCTGCTGTTATCACGCCATGAGGGTTTACCGAATGCATTGATCGAAGCGCAGCTTGCAGGCGTTCCCGTGGTCGCGACGCCCGCAGGCGGCGTGGCCGAAGCGATCGACGAAGGGGTCACGGGCACTTTGCTTGGCTCCAGCGATCCGGTCGACGTCAAGGCTGCGGCTGATGCGGTCCTTGCGTGGCTCGGAGAGGGCGTTGCGCGGCAGGAGCGCTCGCGCAAATGCGCCGCTTGGGCGCGTCAAAAATTTTCTTACGACGAGATGATTCGTCTGACGCTCGCTGCTTATCTCGGCCTAACTGAGGAAGCGTCGGCTGCGTGA